CTAATCATGGCAGTTCTGAGTGCAATTATTGCTATTTATCTGGCTAGTAGCCAAGACTTGCGTCATTACCTCGCATGGAAAAGGCAAAATAATCCCCAATAACCGAAATTTATTAAATTTTATGTCCATAGGATTTTAAGCTGAGTCATATTCATTTCCCCGCCACATCCCTATACTGACTCAGGATTTCAGGTCATTTCCTGGGTAGCGATCGCCACCTCAAAATTTGCAGAGTCGCGTTAAGGAACGTTACTTTGTTTAATATATTCGAGACTCTTGGTCTCAGAATCCCCTATTCTTAGAGATCAAGGCAGATGAGTCTATAAATATTTTATGTATAAGCGCTTCCTTGAGCATCTGGAACAATCCTTGTTTCAACGGTTCACATTGCAAAGCCGCCCCATTCCTCCAGGATTGGAGTATCAGGTGAGCGATCGCGGGAGAAATCCCGCCACGATTCGCAGCTGGTGTTATCAATGCCCTGAGTATCGGAAAATCCGCTATACCTATATTGACGCAGGGGCAAGTGCCCAGATTCTTAATAGTGTCATCTATCCCAGTCACTACTATGAATTACCCCTACTCGGTATCGACTTTCTGTCCTTTGGTCAGGTGAAAAACCTGATTGTTATGGATTTCCAGCCTTTATTTCAGGATGAAGCGTACCTGAAAAAATATATCTACCCCCTACAGACATTACATGATAAGTATCCAGACTTAGTACAAGACCTGGAAATGAAATTCTACGATGCGAACCAGTATTTTTCTAAATATCTATTGTTCGCTAAAACCGATGCCGAAACGGTGAAAACTCGTGTATTTGCAGCATTTAAAGATTATTTAGACTTGTACTGGCAAATGCTAGCCCAAGCCCAACCTCTGACAGATCAGTCTGATATTCAGCGAATTGTCAAAGCCCAAAAAGACTACGACCAATACAGTGCCGATCGCGATCCAGCTTCTGGTCTGTTCAGTAGTTATTTTGGACATGAATGGTCAGAGCGTTTTTTGCATGAATTTTTATTTGAGGATGCTGTACCCCTGGCGACTAGCGGCAAAAAAGTAAATTAAATTTATCATGACTCTGTATCAGCCGTTTTTAGATTACGCGATCGCACTTTTGCACGCACGTCTGGACTTGCAAGCTTACCCCATTCCCCCAGGGTTCGAGTCCAAGCAAGCAACGGTAGGTAAGGGCAAACATCAAGAGGAAGTCTTGACCACAAGCTACGCCTATCAATCGCCAAAATTGCGACAAATCCGAGCTGCCCATGTTCAAGGAGGCAGTTCCCTGCAAGTGTTAAATTTTGTGATTTTTCCCCACCTCAACTATGACTTACCTTTCTTTGGGGCAGATTTAGTCACATTGCCGGGAGGACACCTAATCGCCTTGGATATGCAACCTCTATTTCGAGATGATTCGGAATACCAAAGGAAGTATACCCAGCCCATCTTGCCGATATTTGAACAATACCAGCAACACTTACCCTGGGGAGGGGACTTTCCCGCAGAAGCCCAGCCCTTTTTCTCCCCTGCCTT
The Calothrix sp. 336/3 DNA segment above includes these coding regions:
- a CDS encoding phycoerythrobilin:ferredoxin oxidoreductase; protein product: MTLYQPFLDYAIALLHARLDLQAYPIPPGFESKQATVGKGKHQEEVLTTSYAYQSPKLRQIRAAHVQGGSSLQVLNFVIFPHLNYDLPFFGADLVTLPGGHLIALDMQPLFRDDSEYQRKYTQPILPIFEQYQQHLPWGGDFPAEAQPFFSPAFLWTRPQETEVVETHVFAAFQAYLQAYLDFVDHAEPITDSQQKTDIQQAQLRYLRYRAEKDPARGMFNRFYGTEWTEEYIHGFLFDLERQLATTASHF
- a CDS encoding 15,16-dihydrobiliverdin:ferredoxin oxidoreductase, with the protein product MYKRFLEHLEQSLFQRFTLQSRPIPPGLEYQVSDRGRNPATIRSWCYQCPEYRKIRYTYIDAGASAQILNSVIYPSHYYELPLLGIDFLSFGQVKNLIVMDFQPLFQDEAYLKKYIYPLQTLHDKYPDLVQDLEMKFYDANQYFSKYLLFAKTDAETVKTRVFAAFKDYLDLYWQMLAQAQPLTDQSDIQRIVKAQKDYDQYSADRDPASGLFSSYFGHEWSERFLHEFLFEDAVPLATSGKKVN